The Candidatus Delongbacteria bacterium genome segment GATATCAAACCAATTAAAGAGATAAGTGGCGAAAAAAGGTTAGTTTCTAAATAATGAAAATATTATATTTATCATTGGGAATAACTGCAGTTAGTTTAGGGGTTGTAGGCATTGTTTTGCCAATTTTACCTACAACTCCCTTTTTACTATTAGCAACAGTTATGTTTTCAAAATCTTCAGACA includes the following:
- a CDS encoding DUF454 family protein; its protein translation is MKILYLSLGITAVSLGVVGIVLPILPTTPFLLLATVMFSKSSD